The following coding sequences are from one Salvia hispanica cultivar TCC Black 2014 chromosome 3, UniMelb_Shisp_WGS_1.0, whole genome shotgun sequence window:
- the LOC125215035 gene encoding probable phosphoribosylformylglycinamidine synthase, chloroplastic/mitochondrial produces MAAAFEITAAGFVQGAYRQKLALPKHSFRQANCLLWGRFPGKQPSLRISGAPRQVKVKAVLLKDVGHSGRTESELEHVQRVAAKVVHFYRVPLLQDNEAAELLKLIQSKVSNQIIGLKTEQCYNIGVDGDLPSDKHSVLRWLLGETFEPENLGTESFLDDEMRTNSSVVVVEVGPRLSFTTAWSSNAVSICRACGLTEISRLERSRRYLLYLAPGSGSLVESQINDLAALVHDRMTECVYNEKLTSFERGVAPEEVRYIPVMEKGRKALEEINEEMGLAFDEQDLQYYTKLFMDDIKRNPTNVELFDMAQSNSEHSRHWFFTGKIVIDGEPMDKTLMQIVKSTLQANPSNSVIGFKDNSSAIRGFPVGQLRPTHPGLTCPLDMSARDLDILFTAETHNFPCAVAPYPGAETGAGGRIRDTHATGRGSYIVASTAGYCVGNLNIEGSYAPWEDQSFTYPSNLASPLKILIDASNGASDYGNKFGEPLIQGYTRTFGMRLPNGERREWLKPIMFSAGIGQIDHSHISKGEPEIGMLVVKIGGPAYRIGMGGGAASSMVSGQNDAELDFNAVQRGDAEMAQKLYRVVRACIEMEENNPIISIHDQGAGGNCNVVKEIIYPKGATIDIRAVVVGDYTMSVLEIWGAEYQEQDAILVNPESRDILQSICKRERVSMAVLGTISGEGRITLVDGLAMEKCNSNGLPPPLPAVDLELEKVLGDMPQKTFEFHRVANAPQPLDIAPGITVMESLKRVLRLPSIASKRFLTTKVDRCVTGLVAQQQTVGPLQITLSDVAVISQSYTGITGGACSIGEQPIKGLLNPGAMARLAVGEALTNLVWARVTSLSDVKASGNWMYAAKLDGEGAAMYDAAIALSEAMIELGIAIDGGKDSLSMAAHSSEEVVKAPGNLVISTYVTCPDITKTVTPDLKLGDDGLLLHIDLAKGKRRLGGSALAQVYCQVGDECPDLDDVSYLKSVFNAVQNLIEEGLISAGHDISDGGLLVSVLEMAFAGNCGIHLDLTTPKSCSVSEALFAEELGLIIEVSKKDVGVVTEKLVGAGVSSLIIGKVTSSPIVELKIDGISQLTEKTSELRDLWEETSFELEKLQRLASCVELEKDGLKSSQMMMFSTVY; encoded by the exons ATGGCTGCCGCTTTTGAAATCACAGCAGCCGGATTTGTACAA GGTGCCTACAGGCAGAAATTGGCATTGCCTAAACATTCCTTTAGACAAGCTAACTGCTTACTATGGGGAAGGTTTCCAGGAAAGCAGCCTTCTTTAAGAATTTCTGGTGCACCAAGGCAAGTGAAGGTTAAAGCCGTGCTCTTAAAGGATGTAGGCCATTCAGGGAGAACAGAATCAGAATTGGAACACGTTCAGAGGGTTGCTGCAAAGGTTGTGCATTTCTATCGAGTTCCTTTACTGCAGGATAATGAAGCGGCTGAGCTTCTGAAGCTGATTCAGTCTAAAGTTTCGAACCAAATTATAGGATTGAAAACCGAGCAGTGTTATAATATTGGTGTGGACGGTGATCTTCCCAGTGATAAGCATTCAGTGCTTAGATGGCTATTGGGGGAAACCTTTGAGCCTGAGAATTTGGGGACTGAGAGTTTTCTTGATGATGAGATGAGAACAAACTCAAGTGTTGTTGTCGTAGAAGTTGGCCCTCGGTTGTCTTTCACCACTGCATGGTCTTCCAATGCAGTATCAATTTGTCGAGCTTGTGGTTTGACGGAAATAAGCAGATTGGAGCGGTCAAGGAGATACTTGTTGTACCTTGCCCCTGGAAGTGGTTCGTTGGTAGAGAGTCAGATCAATGACCTTGCTGCGTTGGTGCATGACAGAATGACGGAGTGCGTTTATAATGAGAAGCTCACATCTTTTGAAAGAGGTGTGGCCCCTGAGGAAGTGCGTTATATACCTGTGATGGAGAAGGGCCGGAAGGCATTGGaggaaataaatgaagaaatggGTTTGGCCTTTGATGAGCAAGATTTGCAGTATTACACCAAGCTTTTCATGGATGACATCAAGCGAAATCCGACGAATGTTGAGTTATTTGATATGGCCCAGTCTAACAGTGAGCATAGCAGGCATTGGTTTTTTACTGGAAAGATTGTTATAGATGGGGAACCAATGGACAAGACTCTTATGCAAATTGTTAAGAGCACTTTGCAAGCGAACCCGAGCAATTCAGTTATTGGCTTCAAGGATAACTCCAGTGCAATCAGAGGGTTTCCTGTGGGTCAGTTGCGGCCAACCCACCCAGGTTTGACGTGCCCACTGGATATGAGTGCTCGTGACCTAGATATCCTGTTTACTGCTGAGACCCATAACTTCCCTTGTGCCGTGGCCCCTTACCCCGGTGCTGAGACAGGTGCCGGAGGCAGGATCAGAGATACACATGCAACTGGTAGGGGCTCATATATTGTGGCATCTACAGCTGGTTACTGTGTTGGGAATCTAAATATTGAAGGGTCGTATGCTCCATGGGAGGATCAGTCATTCACATATCCTTCGAACTTGGCTTCCCCGCTGAAGATTCTCATTGATGCTAGTAATGGTGCATCAGATTATGGAAACAAATTTGGTGAACCATTGATTCAGGGCTACACCAGGACTTTTGGAATGAGGCTGCCAAATGGGGAAAGACGAGAATGGTTAAAGCCGATTATGTTCAGTGCAGGCATTGGGCAGATTGATCATAGCCACATATCAAAGGGTGAGCCTGAAATTGGTATGCTAGTTGTCAAGATTGGAGGGCCAGCCTACCGTATTGGAATGGGTGGTGGTGCTGCATCCAGTATGGTTAGTGGCCAAAATGATGCTGAGCTGGATTTTAATGCTGTACAACGCGGAGATGCAGAGATGGCACAAAAGTTATATCGAGTTGTTCGTGCTTGTATTGAAATGGAAGAGAACAATCCTATCATTAGCATTCATGATCAGGGAGCCGGGGGGAATTGTAATGTTGTCAAAGAAATCATATACCCAAAGGGTGCTACCATCGATATCAGGGCAGTGGTAGTAGGTGATTACACCATGTCAGTTTTGGAGATATGGGGTGCAGAGTACCAGGAGCAAGATGCTATTTTAGTGAATCCTGAAAGCCGTGACATTTTACAGTCTATATGTAAAAGGGAGAGAGTCTCGATGGCAGTCCTTGGAACAATTAGTGGTGAAGGGCGGATCACTCTTGTGGATGGCTTAGCTATGGAAAAATGCAACTCAAATGGACTACCTCCTCCACTGCCTGCAGTGGATCTTGAGCTCGAGAAGGTACTTGGGGACATGCCCCAGAAAACTTTTGAATTTCATCGAGTTGCTAATGCTCCTCAGCCACTTGATATTGCTCCAGGGATAACTGTTATGGAGTCCCTGAAAAGAGTATTAAGGCTTCCTTCTATTGCTTCAAAACGATTCCTGACTACCAAAGTTGATAGGTGTGTGACAGGGCTTGTTGCACAACAGCAAACTGTGGGTCCACTTCAGATTACACTTTCTGATGTTGCAGTAATTTCTCAAAGCTATACTGGCATTACTGGAGGGGCTTGCTCAATTGGGGAGCAGCCAATCAAAGGTCTTCTGAATCCAGGAGCTATGGCAAGGCTAGCTGTTGGAGAAGCTTTGACAAATCTTGTTTGGGCTAGGGTCACTTCTCTCTCAGATGTGAAGGCGAGTGGCAATTGGATGTATGCAGCTAAGTTGGATGGTGAAGGGGCAGCAATGTATGATGCTGCTATAGCTCTTTCAGAAGCAATGATCGAACTTGGCATTGCTATTGATGGTGGAAAGGATAGTCTTTCTATGGCTGCTCATTCATCTGAAGAAGTTGTCAAGGCTCCTGGAAATCTAGTTATCAGTACTTATGTCACTTGTCCCGACATAACTAAAACTGTGACACCAGATTTGAAGCTTGGTGATGATGGTCTTCTCCTCCACATTGATTTGGCAAAAGGAAAGCGCCGCCTTGGTGGGTCCGCTCTTGCACAAGTATATTGTCAAGTTGGGGATGAGTGCCCAGATCTAGATGACGTCTCTTACCTCAAGAGTGTGTTCAATGCAGTGCAAAACTTGATTGAGGAAGGCTTGATTTCAGCTGGTCATGATATCAGTGATGGAGGATTGCTAGTAAGTGTTCTTGAGATGGCATTTGCCGGGAACTGTGGCATTCACTTGGATTTGACTACTCCAAAGAGCTGTAGTGTATCTGAAGCACTCTTCGCGGAGGAGCTTGGCCTCATAATTGAGGTCAGTAAAAAGGATGTAGGTGTGGTGACAGAAAAACTCGTGGGTGCTGGAGTATCTTCCTTGATCATTGGCAAAGTCACATCCTCACCAATAGTTGAGCTAAAGATTGATGGTATCTCTCAGTTGACTGAAAAAACATCTGAGCTCAGGGACCTGTGGGAAGAAACCAGCTTCGAGTTGGAAAAATTGCAAAGATTGGCATCTTGTGTGGAACTTGAGAAAGATGGCCTCAAGAGTTCCCAGATGATGATGTTTTCAACAGTGTACTGA
- the LOC125215563 gene encoding patatin-like protein 2 isoform X2, with amino-acid sequence MPSSSSPSSKNKLRSPVLDGKLVTILSIDGGGIRGIIPAKILEFLESELQKLDGEDARIADYFDVIAGTSTGGLVTAMLTAPDANNRPIYAAKDIAPFYVEHGPKIFQQSGCCGCGLLGWMAALVGPKYDGNYLHELIREILGQTRLHHTLTNVVVPTFDIKVMQPTIFSSYEVKYRGYKDALLSDICIATSAAPTYFPPHSFTNADDSGQSWDFNLIDGGVAANNPTLVAVREVTKEVFSRSEDFFPIQAMECAKLLVISLGTGSAKREEKYTAEMASKWGVLSWLFNGNSTPIIDIYNHASTDMVDYFLSAIYEAQTSQQNYLRIQAENLTGDRSSVDVTTDENLNALVDIGECLLHSPFSRANLQTGNFEPVVGGGTNQDVLIKFAKMLSDEQKFRQSKSQHKN; translated from the exons ATGCCATCATCATCTTCACCTTCCTCAAAGAATAAGCTCCGATCTCCGGTGCTTGATGGAAAACTAGTCACAATTCTTAGCATCGATGGAGGTGGAATTCGCGGAATTATCCCTGCCAAGATTCTTGAATTCCTTGAATCCGAACTCCAGAAATTGGACGGCGAAGATGCTAGAATTGCAGACTACTTTGATGTAATTGCAGGGACGAGCACCGGAGGGCTGGTGACGGCCATGCTGACCGCTCCCGATGCTAATAATCGCCCTATTTACGCAGCTAAAGATATTGCTCCATTTTATGTAGAACATGGACCTAAGATTTTCCAACAGAG TGGTTGTTGTGGATGTGGATTGCTTGGATGGATGGCTGCATTAGTAGGTCCCAAATATGATGGCAATTATTTGCATGAGCTCATAAGGGAGATTTTAGGGCAGACTAGGTTGCATCACACGTTAACAAATGTTGTTGTCCCAACATTTGATATCAAGGTTATGCAGCCGACCATCTTCTCCTCCTACGAG GTGAAGTATCGGGGTTACAAGGACGCGCTACTATCCGACATATGCATCGCCACCTCTGCCGCGCCCACTTATTTTCCACCACATAGTTTTACAAACGCTGACGACTCTGGCCAGTCTTGGGATTTCAATCTCATCGATGGTGGCGTCGCTGCCAACAACCCG ACATTGGTGGCAGTGAGAGAAGTGACAAAAGAAGTATTTAGCAGAAGCGAAGATTTCTTCCCGATTCAGGCTATGGAATGCGCAAAGTTGCTGGTGATATCGCTAGGCACAGGCTCTGCGAAGCGGGAGGAGAAATATACGGCAGAAATGGCATCGAAATGGGGCGTGTTGAGCTGGCTCTTTAATGGAAATTCCACACCAATAATCGATATCTACAATCACGCTAGCACAGATATGGTCGATTATTTCTTATCAGCAATATATGAGGCTCAGACTTCTCAACAAAATTATCTACGCATTCAG GCTGAAAATTTAACTGGAGATAGGTCGTCGGTGGATGTCACGACGGATGAGAATCTAAATGCTCTGGTCGATATCGGAGAATGTTTGCTGCACTCTCCCTTTTCAAGAGCTAATCTGCAAACAGGAAATTTTGAGCCTGTTGTTGGCGGAGGCACAAATCAGGACGTTTTGATTAA GTTTGCAAAAATGCTCTCTGATGAACAAAAATTCCGACAGTCGAAATCTCAACACAAGAACTAG
- the LOC125215563 gene encoding patatin-like protein 2 isoform X1: MPSSSSPSSKNKLRSPVLDGKLVTILSIDGGGIRGIIPAKILEFLESELQKLDGEDARIADYFDVIAGTSTGGLVTAMLTAPDANNRPIYAAKDIAPFYVEHGPKIFQQSGCCGCGLLGWMAALVGPKYDGNYLHELIREILGQTRLHHTLTNVVVPTFDIKVMQPTIFSSYEVSRNLSLCCLYSRCIGQLIYVRMQQVKYRGYKDALLSDICIATSAAPTYFPPHSFTNADDSGQSWDFNLIDGGVAANNPTLVAVREVTKEVFSRSEDFFPIQAMECAKLLVISLGTGSAKREEKYTAEMASKWGVLSWLFNGNSTPIIDIYNHASTDMVDYFLSAIYEAQTSQQNYLRIQAENLTGDRSSVDVTTDENLNALVDIGECLLHSPFSRANLQTGNFEPVVGGGTNQDVLIKFAKMLSDEQKFRQSKSQHKN, translated from the exons ATGCCATCATCATCTTCACCTTCCTCAAAGAATAAGCTCCGATCTCCGGTGCTTGATGGAAAACTAGTCACAATTCTTAGCATCGATGGAGGTGGAATTCGCGGAATTATCCCTGCCAAGATTCTTGAATTCCTTGAATCCGAACTCCAGAAATTGGACGGCGAAGATGCTAGAATTGCAGACTACTTTGATGTAATTGCAGGGACGAGCACCGGAGGGCTGGTGACGGCCATGCTGACCGCTCCCGATGCTAATAATCGCCCTATTTACGCAGCTAAAGATATTGCTCCATTTTATGTAGAACATGGACCTAAGATTTTCCAACAGAG TGGTTGTTGTGGATGTGGATTGCTTGGATGGATGGCTGCATTAGTAGGTCCCAAATATGATGGCAATTATTTGCATGAGCTCATAAGGGAGATTTTAGGGCAGACTAGGTTGCATCACACGTTAACAAATGTTGTTGTCCCAACATTTGATATCAAGGTTATGCAGCCGACCATCTTCTCCTCCTACGAGGTCTCTCGCAATCTATCCCTTTGTTGTTTATACAGTCGTTGCATTGGACAATTGATTTATGTACGGATGCAACAGGTGAAGTATCGGGGTTACAAGGACGCGCTACTATCCGACATATGCATCGCCACCTCTGCCGCGCCCACTTATTTTCCACCACATAGTTTTACAAACGCTGACGACTCTGGCCAGTCTTGGGATTTCAATCTCATCGATGGTGGCGTCGCTGCCAACAACCCG ACATTGGTGGCAGTGAGAGAAGTGACAAAAGAAGTATTTAGCAGAAGCGAAGATTTCTTCCCGATTCAGGCTATGGAATGCGCAAAGTTGCTGGTGATATCGCTAGGCACAGGCTCTGCGAAGCGGGAGGAGAAATATACGGCAGAAATGGCATCGAAATGGGGCGTGTTGAGCTGGCTCTTTAATGGAAATTCCACACCAATAATCGATATCTACAATCACGCTAGCACAGATATGGTCGATTATTTCTTATCAGCAATATATGAGGCTCAGACTTCTCAACAAAATTATCTACGCATTCAG GCTGAAAATTTAACTGGAGATAGGTCGTCGGTGGATGTCACGACGGATGAGAATCTAAATGCTCTGGTCGATATCGGAGAATGTTTGCTGCACTCTCCCTTTTCAAGAGCTAATCTGCAAACAGGAAATTTTGAGCCTGTTGTTGGCGGAGGCACAAATCAGGACGTTTTGATTAA GTTTGCAAAAATGCTCTCTGATGAACAAAAATTCCGACAGTCGAAATCTCAACACAAGAACTAG
- the LOC125216812 gene encoding patatin-like protein 2, with amino-acid sequence MSSSPSSVEKKHQSPVDGRIITILSIDGGGIRGIIPAKMLEFLESELQKLDGEDARIADYFDVIAGTSTGGLVTAMLTAPDANNRPIYAAKDIVPFYVQHGPKIFPKRCGLLGLMAALLGPKYNGKYLKDLIRKSLGQTRLRHTLTNVVVPSFDIKHMQPTIFSSYEVKNLGYKDVLLSDICIATSAAPTYFPPHSFTNADGSGRSWDFNLIDGGVAANNPTLVAVREVTKEVVSRSEDFFPIQTLECAKLLVISLGTGSAKQEEKYTAEMASKWGVMSWLLHGNSTPIIDVYSQASTDVVDYFLSVIFQAQTSQQNYLRIQAENLTGDSSSVDVTTDENLNDLVKIGEYLLRSPLSSVNLQTGIFEPVVAGGGTNKDALTKFAKMLSDEQKFRQSKSQHRN; translated from the exons ATGTCGTCTTCACCATCTTCCGTGGAAAAGAAACACCAATCTCCAGTTGATGGAAGAATAATCACTATTCTGAGCATCGATGGAGGCGGCATTCGCGGCATCATCCCTGCCAAGATGCTTGAGTTCCTCGAATCCGAACTCCAGAAATTGGACGGCGAAGATGCTAGAATTGCAGACTACTTTGATGTAATCGCGGGGACGAGCACCGGAGGGCTCGTGACGGCCATGTTGACCGCTCCCGATGCTAACAATCGCCCTATCTATGCAGCTAAAGATATTGTTCCCTTTTATGTACAACATGGGCCTAAGATTTTCCCAAAGAg ATGTGGATTGCTTGGATTGATGGCTGCATTATTAGGTCCCAAATACAATGGCAAGTATTTGAAAGATCTCATAAGGAAGTCTTTAGGGCAGACTCGTTTGCGTCACACCTTGACCAATGTTGTTGTCCCATCATTCGATATCAAGCATATGCAACCCACCATCTTCTCCTCCTACGAG GTGAAGAATCTGGGGTACAAGGACGTGCTACTGTCCGACATATGCATCGCCACCTCTGCTGCACCCACTTATTTTCCGCCCCATAGTTTCACAAACGCCGATGGTTCCGGCCGCTCTTGGGATTTCAATCTCATCGACGGTGGTGTCGCTGCCAACAACCCG ACGTTGGTGGCAGTAAGAGAAGTGACAAAAGAAGTGGTGAGCAGAAGCGAAGATTTCTTCCCGATTCAGACTCTGGAATGCGCAAAGCTGCTGGTGATATCGCTGGGCACGGGCTCTGCGAAGCAGGAGGAGAAATACACAGCGGAAATGGCGTCGAAATGGGGCGTGATGAGCTGGCTGCTTCATGGAAATTCCACACCAATAATCGATGTCTACAGCCAAGCCAGCACAGATGTGGTCGATTATTTCTTATCAGTTATATTTCAGGCTCAGACCTCTCAACAGAACTATCTCCGCATTCAG GCTGAAAATTTAACCGGAGATAGCTCGTCGGTGGACGTCACGACGGATGAGAATCTGAATGATCTGGTCAAAATCGGGGAATATTTGTTGCGGTCTCCTTTATCAAGTGTTAATCTGCAAACAGGGATTTTTGAGCCTGTTGTTGCTGGTGGAGGCACAAATAAGGACGCTTTGactaa ATTTGCAAAAATGCTCTCTGATGAACAGAAATTCCGGCAGTCAAAATCACAGCACAGGAACTAG